A region from the Pseudomonas cucumis genome encodes:
- the pobA gene encoding 4-hydroxybenzoate 3-monooxygenase codes for MKTQVAIIGAGPSGLLLGQLLHNAGIDTLILERQTPDYVLGRIRAGVLEQGMVELLRQAGVGQRMDAEGLVHAGFELALDGRRVHIDLQALTGGKTVTIYGQTEVTRDLMAARRDAGAQTIYEASNVVPHGMKTAEPFVTFDKDGETYRLDCDYIAGCDGFHGVARQSIPADCLKVFERVYPFGWLGILADTPPVHEELVYARHERGFALCSMRSPTRTRYYLQVPAQDKVEDWSDQRFWDELKSRLPTALAASLVTGPSIEKSIAPLRSFVVEPMQYGRMFLVGDAAHIVPPTGAKGLNLAASDVSTLFNILLKVYREGRVDLLEKYSEVCLRRVWKAERFSWWMTSMLHRFDEHDAFSQRISESELAYFVDSEAGRKTIAENYVGLPYEAIE; via the coding sequence CTGAAAACCCAAGTCGCGATCATCGGTGCCGGCCCCTCTGGTTTGCTGCTCGGCCAATTGCTGCATAACGCCGGCATCGACACCCTGATCCTCGAACGCCAGACCCCGGACTACGTGCTCGGACGCATCCGCGCCGGCGTCCTCGAACAAGGCATGGTAGAGCTGTTGCGTCAGGCCGGGGTGGGTCAGCGCATGGATGCTGAAGGGCTGGTCCACGCAGGCTTCGAACTGGCCCTCGACGGGCGCCGGGTACACATCGATTTGCAGGCGCTGACTGGCGGCAAAACTGTAACGATCTATGGCCAGACCGAGGTCACCCGCGATCTGATGGCCGCTCGTCGGGACGCCGGTGCACAGACGATCTATGAAGCCAGCAATGTCGTCCCCCACGGCATGAAAACCGCCGAACCCTTTGTGACCTTCGACAAGGACGGCGAAACGTATCGACTCGATTGTGACTACATCGCCGGTTGCGACGGTTTCCATGGCGTGGCGCGGCAATCGATCCCCGCTGACTGCCTGAAAGTGTTCGAGCGGGTTTATCCGTTCGGCTGGCTGGGGATTCTCGCCGACACGCCACCGGTGCATGAAGAGTTGGTCTATGCACGGCACGAACGGGGTTTTGCGCTGTGCAGCATGCGTTCGCCGACACGCACCCGTTATTACCTCCAGGTTCCAGCCCAGGACAAAGTCGAAGACTGGTCCGATCAGCGCTTCTGGGATGAGCTCAAATCCCGTCTGCCGACCGCCCTCGCCGCTTCTCTGGTGACCGGCCCTTCGATTGAAAAAAGCATCGCGCCGCTGCGCAGTTTCGTGGTCGAGCCGATGCAGTACGGGCGGATGTTCCTGGTCGGCGACGCCGCTCACATCGTCCCGCCCACCGGCGCCAAGGGTTTGAACCTGGCGGCCAGCGACGTCAGTACGTTGTTCAATATTCTGCTGAAGGTTTACCGCGAAGGGCGTGTGGATTTGCTGGAGAAGTATTCCGAGGTCTGCTTGCGTCGGGTATGGAAAGCCGAGCGGTTTTCCTGGTGGATGACCTCGATGTTGCATCGCTTCGACGAGCACGACGCGTTCAGCCAGCGCATCAGCGAATCGGAACTGGCCTATTTCGTGGACTCTGAGGCGGGCCGAAAAACCATTGCGGAAAATTACGTCGGCCTTCCTTATGAGGCTATCGAATAG
- a CDS encoding ACT domain-containing protein: MAGETSLATLLRSMSPQLNDGEYVFCTLRDGKLPAGLEIVGSFREQEGLTVILERSHAQKAGFSFDYVAAWITLNVHSALEAVGLTAAFATALGKAGISCNVIAGYYHDHLFVGQADAERALQVLRDLASNAE, translated from the coding sequence ATGGCTGGCGAAACGTCATTGGCAACCCTGCTGCGCAGCATGAGCCCGCAACTCAACGACGGCGAATACGTGTTCTGCACGTTGCGCGACGGCAAGCTGCCCGCGGGTCTTGAGATTGTCGGCAGCTTTCGTGAACAGGAAGGCCTGACGGTGATTCTGGAACGTTCCCACGCCCAGAAGGCCGGTTTCAGCTTCGACTACGTCGCCGCCTGGATCACCTTGAACGTGCACTCGGCCCTCGAAGCCGTCGGCCTGACCGCCGCGTTCGCCACGGCGCTGGGCAAGGCCGGCATCAGTTGCAACGTGATCGCCGGGTATTACCACGACCATTTGTTCGTCGGCCAGGCCGATGCCGAACGCGCCCTGCAGGTACTGCGGGATCTGGCGTCCAACGCGGAGTAA
- a CDS encoding MDR family MFS transporter, giving the protein MTNLNRPETPKPAIRSVLIALMLAIFLGALDQTIVAVSMPAISAQFKDVSLLAWVISGYMVAMTVAVPIYGKLGDLYGRRKLMLFGMGLFTLASLFCGMAQSMEQLVLARILQGIGAGGMISVSQAIIGDIVPPRERGRYQGYFSSMYAVASVAGPVLGGYMTEYLSWRWVFLINLPLGLIAWRVAHRTLVGLPVPQRKPIIDYFGTLLMIIGLTALLLGITQVGQGHLWRSTEVSGLLGCAVVVLAVFVWHERRAREPLLPMHLFANRSAIFCWCTIFFTSFQAISLIVLMPLRFQSVTGAGADSAALHLLPLAMGLPIGAYFAGRRTSVTGRYKPMILTGALLMPFSILGMAFSAPQAFVLSSLFMLLSGIASGMQFPTSLVGTQNSVEQRDIGVATSTTNLFRSLGGAMGVALMSALLLALLQDSSFAHLAGSSLMAEGSSGNVLLDGLNAAPGDAQNALRAELLLTFRHLLMVSAAVSLLGLAAAIAMPNRVLRGREDTVR; this is encoded by the coding sequence GTGACCAATCTCAACCGGCCTGAAACACCCAAACCGGCCATTCGCAGTGTGCTGATCGCCCTGATGCTGGCGATCTTTCTGGGTGCGCTGGACCAGACCATCGTCGCCGTGTCGATGCCGGCCATTTCCGCGCAATTCAAGGATGTCAGCCTGCTGGCCTGGGTGATTTCCGGGTACATGGTGGCGATGACCGTGGCGGTGCCGATCTACGGCAAACTCGGCGATCTGTATGGCCGCCGCAAGTTGATGCTGTTCGGCATGGGGCTATTCACCCTGGCGTCGTTGTTTTGCGGCATGGCGCAGAGCATGGAGCAATTGGTGCTGGCGCGGATCCTTCAGGGCATCGGCGCCGGCGGGATGATTTCGGTGAGCCAGGCGATCATCGGCGACATCGTTCCACCCCGCGAGCGCGGTCGCTATCAGGGTTACTTCAGCAGCATGTACGCGGTGGCCAGTGTGGCCGGCCCGGTTCTCGGTGGCTACATGACCGAATACCTGTCCTGGCGCTGGGTGTTCCTGATCAATCTTCCACTGGGCCTGATTGCCTGGCGGGTGGCCCACCGCACGCTGGTGGGGCTGCCAGTGCCGCAGCGCAAGCCGATCATCGACTACTTCGGCACGCTGCTGATGATCATTGGCCTGACGGCGTTGCTGCTGGGTATTACTCAGGTTGGCCAGGGACATTTGTGGCGCAGCACCGAAGTGTCGGGTTTGCTCGGTTGTGCGGTGGTGGTGCTGGCCGTGTTCGTCTGGCATGAACGGCGGGCGCGGGAACCGTTGCTGCCGATGCACTTGTTCGCCAATCGCAGTGCGATTTTTTGCTGGTGCACGATTTTCTTCACCAGTTTCCAGGCGATTTCCTTGATTGTGCTGATGCCGCTGCGCTTCCAGAGCGTCACCGGCGCCGGGGCTGACAGCGCCGCGCTGCACCTGTTGCCGCTGGCCATGGGGTTGCCGATAGGCGCGTATTTCGCCGGTCGCAGGACGTCGGTGACCGGTCGCTATAAACCGATGATCCTGACCGGCGCCCTGCTGATGCCGTTCTCGATCCTGGGCATGGCGTTCAGTGCGCCTCAGGCGTTTGTGCTGAGCAGCCTGTTCATGTTGCTCAGCGGCATCGCCAGTGGCATGCAGTTCCCGACGTCGTTGGTGGGTACGCAAAACTCGGTGGAACAACGGGACATCGGCGTCGCCACAAGCACCACCAATCTGTTCCGTTCTCTGGGCGGCGCAATGGGGGTGGCGTTGATGTCGGCGCTGCTGCTGGCGTTGTTACAGGATTCGAGTTTCGCGCATCTGGCGGGCTCGTCGTTGATGGCCGAAGGGAGTTCGGGGAATGTCTTGCTCGATGGTTTGAACGCCGCGCCGGGGGATGCGCAAAACGCCCTGCGCGCTGAGTTGCTGCTGACCTTCCGGCATTTGCTGATGGTCAGCGCGGCGGTGTCGCTGCTGGGGCTGGCGGCGGCGATTGCCATGCCGAACAGAGTGTTGCGGGGGCGGGAGGACACGGTTCGGTAA
- a CDS encoding helix-turn-helix domain-containing protein: MNKPDLPSIPVFKLYGESLDWPTPDLLHCETISKRSREHQWEIKPHRHADLCQLLFVFKGQAELEIEGKRSQLTEPAILILPPLSVHGYRFSEDVEGFVVTLAAPLIAHLQAQLGNSVNALAQAESYPAGKDSEYLNSLFSALQSEYTGHQPAREMLMHSLVSVIMVWVSRQVIQRQAATQRPQRAREYLNGFIQLVEETYRQHVKVEDLAHRLGISVSHLNGTCRELAGQPALQIMHERQLLEAKRLLTYTSMTIYEMSDVLGFSDPTNFTRLFRRRVGISPKAFRDRLKADHDHADQDNEA; encoded by the coding sequence ATGAACAAGCCTGACCTGCCATCGATTCCGGTGTTCAAACTCTACGGTGAAAGCCTGGACTGGCCGACCCCTGACTTATTGCACTGTGAAACCATTTCCAAACGCAGCCGCGAACATCAATGGGAAATCAAACCTCACCGCCACGCGGATTTGTGTCAGTTGCTCTTCGTCTTCAAAGGTCAGGCAGAGCTTGAGATCGAAGGCAAACGCTCACAATTGACTGAGCCGGCAATCCTGATTCTGCCGCCGTTATCGGTGCATGGTTATCGGTTTTCCGAGGACGTCGAAGGGTTCGTCGTCACGCTGGCCGCGCCGCTGATCGCCCACCTGCAAGCACAACTGGGCAATTCGGTGAACGCTCTGGCACAGGCCGAAAGCTACCCGGCGGGCAAGGACAGCGAGTACCTCAACAGCCTGTTTTCGGCGCTGCAAAGCGAGTACACCGGTCATCAACCGGCGCGGGAAATGCTCATGCATTCGCTGGTCAGCGTGATCATGGTGTGGGTCAGCCGTCAGGTGATTCAGCGCCAAGCCGCCACCCAGCGTCCGCAGCGAGCCCGGGAATACCTCAACGGCTTTATTCAACTGGTGGAAGAAACCTATCGCCAGCACGTCAAGGTCGAGGACCTGGCTCATCGGCTGGGGATTTCCGTGTCTCACCTCAACGGCACATGCCGTGAACTGGCGGGGCAACCGGCGTTGCAGATCATGCACGAGCGTCAATTGCTGGAGGCCAAGCGTTTGCTGACCTACACCAGCATGACCATTTATGAAATGTCCGACGTGTTGGGTTTTTCCGATCCGACCAACTTCACACGCCTGTTCAGGCGTCGCGTGGGGATTTCACCCAAAGCCTTTCGCGACCGCTTGAAGGCCGATCATGACCATGCCGATCAGGACAACGAGGCCTGA
- a CDS encoding MBL fold metallo-hydrolase codes for MIGFTSIKRILLATATLGFAAHVAAASTLTLDVYNPGTDAIFPVTSVLVSGEKEAILVDAQFGKAQAEQVVEKIRASGKQLTTIYISHGDPDYYFGLDTVTQAFPKAKVLASQPTVDHIKKTVDSKLAFWGPKMGADVPNKTIVPQVLKGDSLMLEGQKLQVLGLDGKQPDRSFVWIPSIKAVVGGVVVAENIHVWMADTQTPQSHADWLTTLQAIEALKPTTIVPGHYLGESARSLAAVQFTADYIKAFDEETAKAKDAAELIGAMKKRYPSLGEESSLELSAKVAKGEMKWGE; via the coding sequence ATGATCGGCTTCACTTCAATCAAACGCATTCTTCTGGCAACCGCCACGCTCGGCTTCGCGGCCCATGTCGCTGCGGCGTCCACTCTGACACTGGACGTCTACAACCCTGGCACCGATGCGATCTTTCCAGTGACCTCGGTGCTGGTCAGCGGCGAGAAAGAAGCGATTCTGGTGGACGCCCAATTCGGCAAAGCCCAAGCCGAACAGGTGGTGGAAAAAATCCGCGCCAGCGGCAAGCAACTGACCACCATCTACATCAGCCACGGTGACCCGGATTACTACTTCGGCCTCGACACCGTCACCCAGGCATTCCCGAAAGCCAAGGTGCTGGCCTCGCAACCGACTGTTGATCACATCAAAAAAACCGTCGACAGCAAACTGGCGTTCTGGGGCCCGAAAATGGGGGCCGACGTGCCGAACAAAACCATCGTGCCGCAGGTGCTCAAGGGCGATAGCCTGATGCTGGAGGGGCAGAAATTGCAGGTGCTCGGCCTGGACGGCAAGCAGCCGGATCGCAGCTTTGTGTGGATCCCGTCGATCAAGGCGGTGGTCGGTGGCGTGGTCGTCGCCGAAAACATTCACGTGTGGATGGCCGACACCCAGACCCCGCAATCCCATGCCGATTGGCTGACGACGTTACAGGCGATAGAAGCGCTGAAGCCGACCACCATTGTGCCGGGTCACTACCTCGGTGAGAGCGCTCGTTCTCTGGCGGCGGTGCAGTTCACCGCCGATTACATCAAGGCTTTCGACGAAGAAACCGCCAAGGCGAAAGATGCTGCCGAACTGATCGGCGCAATGAAAAAACGCTACCCGAGCCTGGGCGAAGAAAGCTCGCTGGAGCTGAGCGCCAAAGTCGCCAAGGGCGAGATGAAGTGGGGTGAATGA
- a CDS encoding NAD-dependent epimerase/dehydratase family protein — MKILVTGASGFIGGRFARFALEQGLDVRVNGRRAESVEHLVRRGAEFIQGDLSDPQLARNLCSDVEAVVHCAGAVGLWGRYQDFHQGNVEVTENVVEACLKQRVRRLVHLSSPSIYFDGRDHLGLTEDQVPKRFKHPYAATKYLAEQKVFGAQEFGLETLALRPRFVTGAGDMSIFPRLLKMQRKGRLAIIGNGLNKVDFTSVQNLNEALLSSLLASGSALGKAYNISNGAPVPLWDVVNYVMRQMDIPQVTRYRSYGLAYSLAALNEGVCKLWPGRPEPTLSRLGMQVMNKNFTLDISRARHYLDYDPKVSLWTALDEFCGWWKAQDIR; from the coding sequence ATGAAGATTCTGGTCACCGGCGCAAGCGGCTTCATTGGCGGACGCTTTGCGCGTTTCGCCCTGGAGCAGGGCCTGGACGTGCGGGTCAACGGTCGCCGGGCCGAGAGCGTCGAGCATCTGGTGCGCCGTGGCGCCGAGTTCATTCAGGGCGATTTGAGCGACCCGCAACTGGCGCGCAACCTGTGTTCAGACGTCGAAGCCGTGGTGCATTGCGCCGGCGCAGTGGGTTTGTGGGGGCGGTATCAGGATTTTCATCAGGGTAACGTCGAAGTCACCGAGAACGTGGTCGAAGCCTGTCTGAAACAACGGGTCCGGCGTCTGGTGCACTTGTCGTCGCCGTCGATCTACTTCGATGGCCGCGATCATCTGGGCTTGACCGAAGACCAGGTGCCCAAGCGCTTCAAACATCCCTACGCCGCGACCAAATACCTGGCTGAGCAAAAAGTCTTCGGGGCGCAGGAATTCGGCCTCGAAACCCTGGCCCTGCGCCCGCGCTTCGTGACGGGCGCCGGCGACATGAGCATTTTCCCGAGATTGCTGAAAATGCAGCGCAAAGGACGGTTGGCGATTATCGGCAATGGCCTGAACAAGGTCGACTTCACCAGCGTACAAAACCTCAATGAAGCGTTGCTCAGCAGCTTGCTGGCCAGTGGTTCGGCCTTGGGCAAGGCCTACAACATCAGCAACGGAGCGCCGGTTCCGTTGTGGGATGTGGTCAATTACGTGATGCGCCAAATGGATATCCCACAGGTTACCCGTTACCGTTCCTACGGTTTGGCCTACAGCCTTGCCGCGCTCAACGAGGGTGTGTGCAAGCTGTGGCCAGGTCGTCCCGAGCCGACCCTGTCGCGGCTGGGCATGCAGGTCATGAACAAAAACTTCACCCTGGACATCAGCCGCGCACGGCATTATCTGGACTACGATCCGAAAGTCAGCCTCTGGACCGCCCTCGATGAATTCTGCGGCTGGTGGAAGGCTCAGGACATTCGCTGA
- a CDS encoding LysR family transcriptional regulator — MDRLQAMRVFVTVVDLGSQSAAADHLDLSRPVVSRYLAELEDWVGARLMHRTTRKLSLTAAGSEILPRCRQMLDLSTDMQAAVSEPDDAPRGLLRLSVSTSFGQAQLADAMAAYVKRYPGVSIDMQMLDRTVNLVDERIDLAIRTSNDLDPNLIARRLTVCRSVICASPAYLREHPTPQRVEDLSLHNCLTHSYFGKSLWHFEQDGEPVSVPVQGNISANEASTLLRATIAGAGVAMLPSYQAGVHIHSGELIRLLPQAEPRQMNIYAVYASRKHMPAALRSMLDFLVLRFPEEPEWDIDL; from the coding sequence ATGGATCGTCTACAAGCAATGCGGGTGTTCGTCACGGTGGTGGACCTGGGCAGCCAATCGGCCGCCGCCGATCACCTGGACCTGTCACGGCCGGTGGTTTCACGCTACCTGGCGGAGTTGGAAGATTGGGTCGGCGCACGCCTGATGCACCGCACCACGCGCAAATTGAGCCTGACCGCCGCCGGCAGTGAGATCCTGCCTCGCTGTCGGCAGATGCTCGATTTGTCCACCGACATGCAAGCCGCCGTCAGCGAGCCGGACGACGCACCGCGAGGCCTGCTGCGACTCAGCGTCAGCACCTCGTTCGGCCAGGCGCAACTGGCGGACGCCATGGCGGCTTACGTCAAACGTTACCCCGGCGTCAGCATCGATATGCAAATGCTCGACCGCACGGTGAACCTGGTGGATGAACGCATCGACCTGGCCATCCGCACCAGCAACGACCTGGACCCGAACCTGATCGCCCGGCGCCTGACGGTCTGCCGCTCAGTGATCTGCGCCTCCCCCGCTTACCTGCGCGAACACCCGACGCCGCAACGGGTCGAGGACCTCAGCCTGCACAACTGCCTGACCCATTCCTACTTCGGCAAAAGCCTCTGGCATTTCGAACAGGACGGCGAACCCGTCTCGGTACCGGTGCAGGGCAACATCAGCGCCAACGAAGCCAGCACGCTGTTGCGCGCGACGATCGCCGGCGCCGGTGTGGCGATGCTGCCGAGCTATCAGGCGGGAGTGCATATCCACAGCGGCGAACTGATCCGCCTGCTGCCCCAGGCCGAGCCCCGGCAGATGAACATCTATGCGGTGTATGCGTCACGCAAACACATGCCGGCGGCGTTGCGCAGCATGCTGGATTTTTTGGTGTTGAGGTTTCCGGAAGAGCCGGAGTGGGATATCGACCTGTAA
- a CDS encoding LysR family transcriptional regulator ArgP: protein MFDYKLLSALAAVIEQAGFERAAQVLGLSQSAISQRIKLLEARVGQPVLVRVTPPAPTEIGRRLLNHVQQVRLLERDLQTLVPALDEEGLPERLRIALNADSLATWWAEAVGDFCAEQHLLLDLVVEDQTVGLKRMRAGEVAGCVCASERPVAGARSVLLGAMRYRAMASPAFIARHFPEGVRADQLAKTPALVFGPDDFLQHRYLASLGVDGGFEHHLCPSSEGFLRLTEAGLGWGLVPELQVREQLERGQLQELLPDKPIDVPLYWHHWRNGGQLLGLLTDQLVRSSKQWLVPLD, encoded by the coding sequence ATGTTCGACTACAAATTACTTTCCGCGCTCGCCGCGGTGATCGAACAGGCCGGATTCGAACGCGCCGCGCAGGTGCTGGGTTTGTCCCAATCGGCTATCTCCCAACGGATCAAACTGTTGGAGGCACGGGTCGGCCAACCGGTGCTGGTGCGCGTCACACCTCCAGCGCCGACGGAGATTGGCCGGCGATTGCTTAACCATGTACAGCAGGTGCGATTGCTGGAGCGCGATCTGCAAACGTTGGTCCCGGCGCTGGACGAAGAAGGCCTGCCGGAACGCCTGCGTATCGCTCTGAATGCCGACAGTCTTGCCACTTGGTGGGCCGAGGCGGTGGGGGACTTTTGTGCGGAACAACATCTATTGCTCGACTTGGTGGTAGAAGACCAGACCGTCGGCCTTAAACGCATGCGCGCAGGCGAAGTGGCGGGGTGTGTCTGCGCCAGTGAACGGCCGGTGGCCGGTGCGCGCAGCGTTCTGTTGGGGGCGATGCGCTACCGTGCGATGGCGAGCCCGGCGTTCATTGCCCGGCATTTTCCCGAAGGTGTACGCGCCGATCAGTTAGCCAAAACCCCGGCCCTGGTGTTTGGCCCGGATGATTTCCTACAGCATCGCTACCTCGCATCCCTCGGTGTGGATGGGGGGTTCGAACACCATTTATGCCCATCGTCCGAAGGGTTTCTTCGTCTCACGGAAGCAGGGCTTGGCTGGGGCCTGGTGCCTGAATTGCAGGTGCGCGAGCAACTTGAGCGCGGTCAATTGCAGGAGCTTTTGCCAGATAAGCCGATCGATGTGCCGCTGTACTGGCATCATTGGCGCAATGGCGGTCAGCTGTTGGGGTTACTCACCGATCAATTGGTGCGCTCGTCGAAGCAATGGCTGGTGCCGTTGGACTGA
- a CDS encoding ATPase, with protein MPMRNDANDDFDVPSLRADSLDDDDFPTTARTAVHSRTAPVVKVKGPSTGPLWALVGALFFAFAGLAWWSFQQISLMEQQLVATQESFARISEEAAGRLQDISGKVVASQSNVNTGSEALKLQIKQLEGKLQEQSKQLESKLQDQSKQQQGVLGQTSELDKRLAQMTAQATEQQTANAQLQAQVKALSGELAALKSASDDTSQFDAQLKSLGADIVALKKQGNPSAAIERLEQDMIVLKSQQDNRPAAAQGGTNTAEFDAFRSQVTRNINTLQAQIQNLQQQLRTRSQ; from the coding sequence ATGCCCATGCGTAACGATGCCAACGACGACTTCGATGTCCCGAGCCTGCGCGCCGACAGCCTCGATGACGATGATTTTCCAACCACCGCTCGCACTGCCGTGCATTCGCGCACCGCGCCGGTGGTCAAGGTCAAAGGCCCGAGCACCGGCCCCCTGTGGGCATTGGTCGGCGCGTTGTTCTTTGCTTTCGCCGGCCTTGCCTGGTGGAGTTTCCAGCAGATCTCGCTGATGGAACAGCAACTGGTGGCGACCCAGGAAAGTTTTGCGCGCATCAGTGAGGAAGCGGCGGGGCGCTTACAGGACATTTCCGGCAAGGTCGTGGCCAGCCAGTCCAACGTCAACACCGGCAGTGAAGCGTTGAAGCTGCAAATCAAACAGCTCGAAGGCAAACTCCAGGAGCAGAGCAAACAGCTGGAAAGCAAGCTTCAGGACCAAAGCAAACAGCAGCAAGGCGTACTCGGCCAGACCTCAGAACTGGACAAGCGCCTGGCGCAAATGACCGCACAAGCCACCGAACAACAAACCGCCAATGCTCAGTTGCAGGCCCAGGTCAAAGCCTTGAGCGGCGAACTGGCCGCGTTGAAGAGCGCGTCGGACGATACCAGCCAATTCGACGCCCAACTGAAAAGCCTGGGCGCTGACATTGTCGCGCTGAAGAAACAAGGCAACCCGAGCGCCGCCATCGAGCGCCTGGAGCAAGACATGATCGTGCTCAAAAGCCAACAGGACAACCGCCCGGCCGCCGCACAAGGAGGCACCAACACCGCCGAGTTCGACGCCTTCCGCAGCCAGGTCACCCGCAACATCAACACCCTGCAGGCGCAGATCCAGAATCTGCAGCAACAGCTGCGCACCCGGTCTCAATAG